One window of the Archangium primigenium genome contains the following:
- a CDS encoding heme/hemin ABC transporter substrate-binding protein has protein sequence MRPLAILLSLVGAVLAGAPAHAAPLKGVDGKTVDVAVPKRVVAINSSLVEIVYALGQGGSVVGTDVAGTYPAQLAQVAKVGHPYHPSVEGIISLAPDVVLASEENMPAATAEQLRGAKVPVLVLEHSGKSGIPALKRRIQQVAALYQVPEAGQKLTQELDTRLAALQKKVDGVKTKPRVLFLYAHGPGEAFVYGRDTGVHVLIELAGGQNAADFTTGTKALTAEGMVQAAPDAIILLERGIKAVGSVDGVLKMPGVALTPAGAQKRILAVDDTVRWVGPRFPQFADTLFTGLHAPARP, from the coding sequence ATGCGTCCGCTCGCCATCCTGTTGTCACTCGTGGGGGCCGTGCTCGCGGGAGCACCCGCCCACGCCGCGCCCCTCAAGGGCGTGGATGGGAAGACGGTGGACGTGGCGGTGCCCAAGCGCGTGGTGGCCATCAACTCCTCGCTGGTGGAGATCGTCTACGCGCTCGGCCAGGGCGGCAGCGTGGTGGGCACCGACGTGGCGGGCACCTACCCCGCGCAGCTGGCCCAGGTGGCCAAGGTGGGGCACCCCTACCACCCGAGCGTGGAGGGCATCATCAGCCTGGCGCCCGACGTGGTGCTCGCGAGCGAGGAGAACATGCCCGCCGCCACGGCCGAGCAGCTGCGCGGCGCGAAGGTGCCGGTGCTCGTGCTGGAGCACTCGGGCAAGTCGGGCATCCCGGCCCTCAAGCGGCGCATCCAGCAGGTGGCGGCGCTGTACCAGGTGCCCGAGGCGGGCCAGAAGCTCACCCAGGAGCTCGACACGCGGCTGGCCGCGCTCCAGAAGAAGGTCGACGGGGTGAAGACGAAGCCCCGTGTGCTGTTCCTCTACGCGCACGGCCCGGGCGAGGCGTTCGTCTACGGGCGCGACACGGGCGTGCACGTGCTCATCGAGCTGGCCGGAGGGCAGAACGCGGCGGACTTCACCACGGGCACCAAAGCGCTGACGGCCGAGGGCATGGTGCAGGCCGCGCCGGACGCCATCATCCTGCTGGAGCGGGGCATCAAGGCCGTGGGCAGCGTGGACGGCGTGCTGAAGATGCCGGGCGTGGCGCTCACCCCCGCGGGGGCCCAGAAGCGCATCCTCGCCGTGGATGACACCGTGCGGTGGGTGGGCCCCCGCTTCCCTCAGTTCGCCGACACCCTGTTCACCGGCCTGCATGCGCCCGCTCGGCCTTGA
- a CDS encoding serine/threonine-protein kinase, with the protein METFGRYELLRKLATGGMGQVYLARQKGPVGFQKLLVLKRLLPHLSEDHEFIQMFLDEARIAGVLNHPNIAQIYDLGDVDGIFYIAMEYVQGESVNQVNIRARRAKGGLPLGLKCRIVADAAAGLDHAHQARTPSGRRLGLIHRDVSPQNVLVGFNGNVKIIDFGVAKAAGKLSQTMVGTIKGKHAYMSPEQARGEELDARSDVYGLGIVFHELLTSQRLFKRETDLATLKAVVGARVAPPSELVPGIPPELDAVVMKALARKRDERYQSAGELQLALEDFLLAERLPGTQAHLTAFMKDLYAPELEEDRFATEPTVIQFDPRLLREHAPAAAPAPAPAPAPAPARETSSPSATRVGPVQGPVQPPRLRTAQPAPPPAAPLPSAPAPRRAPAPGAPARGPATPPAAPDEPSED; encoded by the coding sequence GTGGAAACCTTCGGCCGCTACGAACTGCTGCGCAAACTGGCGACGGGTGGCATGGGTCAGGTCTACCTGGCCCGGCAGAAGGGTCCCGTGGGTTTCCAGAAGCTGCTGGTGCTCAAGCGGCTGCTGCCCCACCTGTCCGAGGACCACGAGTTCATCCAGATGTTCCTGGACGAGGCGCGCATCGCCGGGGTGCTCAACCACCCGAACATCGCGCAGATCTACGACCTGGGGGACGTGGACGGCATCTTCTACATCGCCATGGAGTACGTGCAGGGCGAGTCCGTCAACCAGGTGAACATCCGCGCCCGCCGCGCCAAGGGCGGCCTGCCCCTGGGGCTCAAGTGCCGCATCGTCGCGGACGCGGCCGCGGGGTTGGACCACGCGCACCAGGCGCGCACGCCCTCGGGCCGGCGGCTCGGGCTCATCCACCGCGACGTGTCCCCGCAGAACGTGCTGGTGGGCTTCAACGGCAACGTGAAGATCATCGACTTCGGCGTGGCCAAGGCCGCGGGCAAGCTGTCCCAGACGATGGTGGGCACCATCAAGGGCAAGCACGCGTACATGTCTCCGGAGCAGGCGCGCGGCGAGGAGCTGGACGCGCGCTCGGACGTGTATGGCCTGGGCATCGTGTTCCACGAGCTCCTGACGAGCCAGCGGCTCTTCAAGCGCGAGACGGACCTGGCCACGCTCAAGGCCGTGGTGGGCGCGCGCGTGGCGCCGCCCAGCGAGCTCGTGCCCGGCATCCCCCCGGAGTTGGACGCGGTGGTGATGAAGGCCCTGGCGCGCAAGCGCGACGAGCGCTACCAGAGCGCCGGGGAGCTGCAGCTCGCGCTCGAGGACTTCCTCCTCGCCGAGCGGCTGCCGGGCACCCAGGCCCACCTCACGGCCTTCATGAAGGACCTGTACGCGCCGGAGCTCGAGGAGGACCGCTTCGCCACCGAGCCCACCGTCATCCAGTTCGACCCGCGGCTGCTGCGCGAGCACGCCCCGGCCGCCGCGCCGGCCCCGGCCCCGGCCCCGGCCCCGGCCCCGGCGCGCGAGACGAGCTCCCCCTCCGCGACCCGGGTGGGCCCGGTGCAGGGGCCCGTCCAGCCGCCCCGCCTGCGCACCGCGCAGCCCGCGCCACCGCCCGCCGCCCCGCTCCCGAGCGCTCCCGCCCCCCGGCGAGCCCCGGCCCCGGGTGCCCCCGCACGGGGCCCGGCCACGCCGCCCGCCGCGCCGGACGAGCCCTCCGAAGACTGA
- a CDS encoding choice-of-anchor D domain-containing protein, with protein sequence MTTGRNGKRIIWLSLLAGALAACHEPGETRAVQATAAVDTNALDFGEVPVGEWREKVVRLRNVGYVPFHALEALKLGDNPAYEVSFDGEARLMPGEEKLVRVRFHPLAEGGSEESLKVNTDANAGQEHLVKVKGQGAPLTVRLEPALLDFQTLEVDSQRVLRLTITNPVDLPLSVTVTGDAAKAFSADNITVPPRATAQLETKYFPKDLGEMSAQVEVRPCDTCTPTVAGLAGRSVASAFVFDPAPVPFDQIPVHETTRSFTRAKNITWRPVTIQGMGTSDTAFTPLEAMGSRQVQPGEEVRVPLEFAARFSGPNMGTLTVGYESDKPRQAQVTLDARGGRPTLAVAPLALDFGELPSGGKLAKTIRITNAGTSGNLYLKGVRADGMWAHFSVDNILRGKAVQPWTPGSTWPALETENLPIAPGTDALDLTVYFEPQNSGRFEATLVLVSDDLFNPERTILLTGTARDTGTCVYTLKPQPVLDFGNLEPGRGAVLGFRFDNTGRAECAVKNIHVSNDGGGAFSMPGGKIVGGSVPYASAFSAMVSFRPPAVGDYQGELTLTVNDPANPTVRLPLHGTSLASCLVAAPAFVDFGPIRYDCATRPRRTLVSNQCAAPVSVTDAHIGAGTSEQYQLVTPPALPRQLAPGEGFELEFSYARDVLGQHYSPFFVKEQNEPNPLMIPLLAETNHEGLQIDRFIQGTDSQLDVLFVVSNTTTMGEFQKRLKNAIPGWLERARQVGVDVRVGVTSTGLSTRSPACTNATAGGDAGRLVPADGHRARTAASTSATAATTVQANIDDVGLCHNLVQGLETMRQGLSSPLITSMDDPRTPLPNDGNQGFLRTTARLAVVVVADEDDHSGFEPESYVQFLQSIKGTGMGHRSQLYALVPTDTRCTTAGGPGTRFSAVAQATGGAADSICLGDYGSFLEKLLKRAEGLQADFPLTATPNGLTEMRVQVAGRVLGTDQWSYDAARNAVVFKTGAVPVPGQNLEVRYRSICAAP encoded by the coding sequence ATGACGACAGGTCGAAACGGTAAACGGATCATCTGGCTGTCGCTGTTGGCGGGAGCGCTGGCCGCGTGCCATGAGCCAGGAGAGACGCGCGCGGTGCAGGCCACGGCCGCGGTGGACACCAACGCGCTGGACTTCGGCGAGGTGCCGGTCGGCGAGTGGCGCGAGAAGGTCGTGCGTCTGCGCAACGTGGGCTACGTGCCCTTCCACGCGCTGGAGGCGCTCAAGCTCGGTGACAACCCCGCCTACGAGGTGTCCTTCGACGGCGAGGCGCGCCTCATGCCGGGCGAGGAGAAGCTGGTGCGGGTGCGCTTCCACCCGCTCGCGGAAGGCGGCAGCGAGGAGTCGCTGAAGGTCAACACGGACGCCAACGCCGGTCAGGAGCACCTGGTGAAGGTGAAGGGCCAGGGCGCGCCGCTCACCGTGCGACTGGAGCCGGCCCTCTTGGACTTCCAGACGTTGGAGGTGGACAGCCAGCGCGTGCTGCGGCTGACCATCACCAACCCCGTGGACCTGCCCCTGAGCGTGACGGTGACGGGGGACGCGGCCAAGGCGTTCAGCGCGGACAACATCACCGTGCCGCCCCGGGCCACCGCCCAGTTGGAGACGAAGTACTTCCCCAAGGATCTGGGCGAGATGAGCGCGCAGGTGGAGGTGCGCCCGTGCGACACGTGCACGCCCACGGTGGCGGGGCTCGCGGGGCGCTCGGTGGCGAGCGCGTTCGTGTTCGACCCGGCCCCGGTGCCCTTCGATCAGATTCCGGTGCACGAGACGACGCGCTCCTTCACGCGCGCCAAGAACATCACCTGGCGGCCGGTGACCATCCAGGGCATGGGCACGAGCGACACGGCCTTCACGCCGCTGGAGGCCATGGGGTCGCGGCAGGTGCAGCCGGGCGAGGAGGTGCGGGTGCCGCTGGAGTTCGCGGCGCGCTTCTCCGGGCCCAACATGGGCACGCTGACGGTGGGCTATGAGTCGGACAAGCCCCGGCAGGCGCAGGTGACGCTGGATGCGCGCGGCGGCCGGCCCACGCTGGCGGTGGCCCCGCTGGCGCTCGACTTCGGCGAGCTGCCCTCGGGCGGCAAGCTGGCCAAGACGATCCGCATCACCAACGCGGGCACCTCGGGCAACCTGTACCTCAAGGGAGTGCGGGCCGACGGCATGTGGGCCCACTTCTCCGTGGACAACATCCTGCGCGGCAAGGCGGTGCAGCCCTGGACGCCGGGCAGCACCTGGCCCGCGCTGGAGACGGAGAACCTGCCCATCGCGCCGGGCACGGACGCGTTGGACCTGACGGTGTACTTCGAGCCGCAGAACTCAGGCCGCTTCGAGGCGACGCTGGTGCTCGTGTCGGACGATCTCTTCAACCCCGAGCGCACCATCCTGCTCACCGGCACCGCGCGCGACACCGGCACGTGTGTCTACACGCTCAAGCCCCAGCCGGTGCTGGACTTCGGCAACCTGGAGCCGGGCCGCGGCGCGGTGCTGGGCTTCCGCTTCGACAACACGGGCCGCGCCGAGTGCGCGGTGAAGAACATCCACGTGTCCAACGACGGGGGCGGGGCCTTCTCCATGCCCGGCGGGAAGATCGTGGGCGGCTCGGTGCCCTACGCCTCGGCGTTCAGCGCCATGGTGTCCTTCCGGCCGCCCGCGGTGGGCGACTACCAGGGCGAGCTCACGCTCACGGTGAATGACCCGGCCAACCCCACGGTGCGCCTGCCGCTGCACGGCACGTCCCTGGCGAGCTGCCTGGTGGCGGCGCCGGCCTTCGTGGACTTCGGCCCCATCCGCTATGACTGCGCCACGCGCCCGCGCCGCACGCTGGTGTCCAACCAGTGCGCGGCCCCGGTGAGCGTGACGGACGCGCACATCGGCGCGGGCACGAGCGAGCAGTACCAGCTCGTCACGCCGCCCGCGCTGCCGCGCCAGCTCGCCCCCGGCGAGGGCTTCGAGCTGGAGTTCAGCTACGCCCGCGACGTGCTCGGCCAGCACTACAGCCCCTTCTTCGTGAAGGAGCAGAACGAGCCCAACCCGCTGATGATCCCGCTGCTCGCGGAGACCAACCACGAGGGCCTGCAGATCGACCGCTTCATCCAGGGCACCGACAGCCAGTTGGACGTGCTCTTCGTGGTGAGCAACACCACGACGATGGGGGAGTTCCAGAAGCGGCTGAAGAACGCGATCCCGGGGTGGCTGGAGCGCGCGCGGCAGGTGGGCGTGGACGTGCGCGTGGGCGTCACGAGCACGGGCCTGAGCACCCGCTCGCCCGCGTGCACCAACGCCACGGCGGGCGGTGACGCGGGGCGGCTCGTGCCGGCGGACGGGCACCGCGCCCGCACCGCGGCGAGCACCTCGGCCACGGCGGCCACCACGGTGCAGGCCAACATCGACGACGTGGGCCTGTGCCACAACCTGGTGCAGGGCCTGGAGACGATGCGCCAGGGCCTGTCCTCGCCGCTCATCACCAGCATGGACGACCCGCGCACCCCGCTGCCCAACGACGGCAACCAGGGCTTCCTGCGCACCACGGCGCGGCTGGCCGTGGTGGTGGTGGCCGACGAGGACGACCACTCGGGCTTCGAGCCGGAGAGCTACGTGCAGTTCCTCCAGTCCATCAAGGGCACGGGCATGGGGCACCGCAGCCAGCTGTACGCGCTGGTGCCCACCGACACGCGCTGCACCACCGCGGGCGGGCCCGGCACGCGCTTCTCCGCCGTGGCCCAGGCCACCGGGGGCGCCGCGGACTCCATCTGCCTGGGGGACTACGGCTCCTTCCTGGAGAAGCTGCTCAAGCGCGCCGAGGGGCTCCAGGCGGACTTCCCGCTGACGGCCACGCCCAACGGCCTGACGGAGATGCGCGTCCAGGTGGCGGGTCGGGTCCTGGGCACGGACCAGTGGTCGTATGACGCGGCCCGCAACGCGGTCGTCTTCAAGACGGGCGCGGTGCCCGTGCCGGGCCAGAACCTCGAGGTGCGCTACCGCAGCATCTGCGCGGCCCCCTGA
- a CDS encoding immunoglobulin-like domain-containing protein, whose protein sequence is MEGLQSEGPVPEDSPASETPEALALPTTPNPDGQPQDSAPPPEALEAPAPASHEVAGSAWEAPPPQLICPDPSTLECVRGRTEGMTGITPLTYTASDKDGHALSCTTTLTVQDTQPPALTLLGPDVIVLGHGVSSYTEPGFFALDACAGDLSAQVEVIGAIDPTVPGLYPLIYSVTDGAGLTTTATRLVEVVVPEGPCRIPITVGAGTTEVHLLTE, encoded by the coding sequence GTGGAGGGACTCCAGTCGGAGGGCCCCGTCCCCGAGGACAGTCCGGCGTCCGAAACACCGGAGGCGCTGGCCCTCCCGACGACGCCAAACCCAGACGGACAGCCCCAGGACAGCGCGCCGCCCCCGGAAGCGCTCGAAGCACCCGCCCCGGCTTCGCACGAGGTGGCGGGGTCCGCCTGGGAGGCCCCCCCACCCCAGCTCATCTGCCCCGATCCGAGCACGCTCGAGTGCGTGCGCGGCCGGACGGAGGGCATGACGGGCATCACCCCGCTCACCTACACGGCGTCCGACAAGGACGGCCACGCGCTCTCCTGCACCACCACGCTCACGGTGCAGGACACCCAGCCGCCCGCGCTGACGCTGCTCGGGCCCGACGTCATCGTCCTGGGCCACGGCGTGTCCAGCTACACCGAGCCCGGCTTCTTCGCGCTCGATGCCTGCGCGGGAGACCTGAGCGCCCAGGTCGAGGTCATCGGCGCGATCGATCCCACCGTCCCGGGCCTCTACCCGCTCATCTACTCGGTGACGGACGGCGCGGGGCTCACCACCACCGCCACCCGGCTCGTGGAGGTGGTCGTCCCGGAGGGCCCGTGCCGCATCCCTATCACCGTGGGCGCCGGCACCACCGAGGTTCACCTGTTGACGGAGTAG
- a CDS encoding alpha/beta fold hydrolase, with product MTRPPFETLSVEVHGLGLHVRQRHAEGSPAVVFLHGWLDHGHGFDTLVEHLPDTWRLVVFDFRGMGRSAWLPRPGHYQLGDCLVDLEAVLRATGLAQAHLVGHSLGGIIATMYAAARPEHVRSLSLIESLGPTGGPPENALPRLRGFLQDLEREPNRKRYPSVEAAAARLRENNPGLPEAAALHLARHGTEPLPERDGGGVAFTFDPTHRRRFAQGYDDAQWLAVSSGVRCPVQLVLGSTGHRMEEARAEARLAALRLARPPIVIPGGHHVHLEQPEAVARALVDFITP from the coding sequence ATGACCCGCCCCCCCTTCGAGACCCTGTCGGTGGAGGTGCACGGCCTTGGCCTGCACGTCCGCCAGCGCCATGCCGAGGGCTCGCCGGCCGTCGTGTTCCTGCACGGCTGGCTGGACCATGGGCATGGCTTCGATACGCTCGTCGAGCACCTGCCCGACACGTGGCGGCTGGTGGTGTTCGACTTCCGGGGCATGGGCCGCAGCGCGTGGCTGCCCCGGCCCGGCCACTACCAGCTCGGCGATTGCCTGGTGGACCTGGAGGCGGTGCTGCGCGCCACGGGGCTCGCCCAGGCGCACCTGGTGGGCCACTCGCTCGGGGGCATCATCGCCACGATGTACGCCGCCGCCCGGCCCGAGCACGTCCGGAGCCTGAGCCTCATCGAGAGCCTGGGGCCCACGGGAGGACCCCCCGAGAACGCGCTGCCTCGGCTGCGCGGCTTCCTCCAGGACCTGGAGCGCGAGCCGAACCGCAAGCGCTACCCGTCCGTGGAGGCCGCCGCGGCGCGCCTGCGCGAGAACAACCCCGGCCTGCCCGAGGCCGCCGCGCTGCACCTGGCCCGCCACGGCACCGAGCCCCTGCCGGAGAGGGACGGCGGCGGCGTCGCCTTCACCTTCGATCCCACGCACCGCCGCCGCTTCGCCCAGGGCTATGACGACGCGCAGTGGCTCGCGGTGTCCTCGGGCGTGCGGTGCCCGGTGCAACTCGTGTTGGGGAGCACGGGCCACCGCATGGAAGAAGCGCGGGCCGAGGCGCGGCTCGCGGCCCTGCGGCTCGCGCGGCCGCCGATCGTGATTCCCGGCGGGCACCACGTGCACCTGGAGCAACCCGAGGCCGTGGCCCGGGCCCTGGTGGACTTCATCACGCCCTGA